One window of Triplophysa rosa linkage group LG8, Trosa_1v2, whole genome shotgun sequence genomic DNA carries:
- the LOC130558590 gene encoding NACHT, LRR and PYD domains-containing protein 1 homolog isoform X2 codes for MFNRKDTVESHSGPKVKAVARAGSHITAPVLTNNKIIGNVHFIHNAHSFAGYRTHSEKTQETKAVILKHKRRICSEYQYVTEYNSLPGEQVLLSERFTQPLILQRHRDQKQREEEICSSGESFQEVLSSRSSEDSVHLNSLFDPDDHGISPSSVILQGNSGNGKTFTVQKIMLDWASGDLYDGRFDIVFHLKCKEINRIPGKKSLAEILSYSCSLTSDQISQVLQRSPEKALFIVDGFDELKLAWDGTSAHNDLLQKASPVLTLCALLRGRILPESFLLVTSRSTATDTLKDLLKGPQHFSEIMGFAKEGVEKYFWKFFHNEELFRQAYTFVKTNEPIIAACSIPVVCWIICTTIKERFKHGAAATSGLETTTSIYVDFVCTLLEHHCQGLSQSVPTLLRSLGQLAERGMLEQQVLFDEESVNEMVSDPAGSPFLCKFLFKRRIRQETMFSFMHLSFQEFFTALYYVLLDEEESQRKLTELLTNDSLIDAPRFAAVVQFAFGLLNKDVRSTLRKHGLFVHPKTQAYLKEWILKTLQCPIYSRIVLFFLHCLYELHEDDFVKEAMDVWKNINAYGAFMRRTDCWALLYCSQCCQSIEELSIVDGKLTCEMLSMILPAIVKYKKVSLTLDDSSDSVFAELIYAFSRAPTMSSQCVDVWQWINTFESNVRSLNLSFNEALSSICIETSLCGLAPSLTLGLTFPRSEIINIDWIKLFQILHQRDSDALMSVLCSVSKLKKMKMKVDCLSTLWTVWSLQITQNCPSLTELAINADILLEEGIKILQRSYTRPACIMTFQGLICNKQHQKCSNWQNKKQSCNQEVKIRLNCQGFSMETLRKPLWN; via the exons a TGTTTAACAGAAAGGACACAGTCGAATCTCACTCTGGACCAAAGGTGAAGGCTGTAGCTCGGGCTGGAAGCCATATTACTGCACCTGTACtcactaataataaaataataggcAATGTTCATTTTATACATAATGCACACA GTTTTGCTGGGTATCGCACACACTCTGAAAAAACGCAAG AAACAAAGGCTGTGATTTTAAAACATAAGAGGCGGATCTGCAGTGAGTATCAGTATGTGACCGAGTATAACTCGCTACCTGGAGAACAGGTGTTGCTGTCTGAGCGCTTCACACAACCTCTGATACTCCAGAGACATAGAGACCAAAaacagagagaagaagagatttGCTCCAGTGGAGAGAGCTTCCAGGAAGTTCTCAGCTCCAGGAGCAGTGAAGACTCTGTCCATCTGAACTCTCTGTTCGACCCAGATGACCACGGGATCAGTCCGAGTTCTGTGATTTTGCAGGGAAATTCTGGAAACGGAAAAACCTTCACTGTGCAGAAGATCATGTTGGACTGGGCATCTGGTGACCTCTACGATGGGCGGTTTGATATCGTGTTCCACCTAAAGTGTAAAGAGATAAACCGCATACCTGGCAAAAAGAGTTTGGCGGAGATCTTGAGTTACAGCTGCAGTTTAACGTCAGATCAGATCTCACAGGTGTTACAGCGCTCACCAGAGAAGGCGCTTTTCATCGTTGATGGATTTGATGAGCTAAAACTCGCATGGGATGGCACATCAGCACACAATGATCTGCTTCAGAAAGCCTCACCTGTGCTCACACTTTGTGCCCTGCTGAGGGGTCGAATCCTGCCAGAGTCTTTCCTGCTGGTCACCTCCAGATCTACAGCTACAGACACACTAAAGGATCTTCTTAAAGGACCTCAGCATTTCTCTGAGATTATGGGATTTGCAAAAGAGGGGGTGGAGAAGTACTTCTGGAAGTTTTTTCACAATGAGGAACTTTTCAGACAGGCTTATACATTTGTGAAGACGAACGAACCCATTATTGCTGCCTGCTCCATTCCTGTCGTCTGCTGGATCATCTGCACAACTATCAAGGAACGATTCAAACATGGTGCAGCTGCAACAAGCGGACTGGAAACCACCACCTCCATCTACGTTGATTTTGTGTGCACTCTACTGGAGCATCACTGCCAGGGTTTGAGTCAGTCCGTCCCGACCCTGCTGAGGAGTCTGGGTCAGCTGGCAGAGAGAGGGATGCTGGAACAGCAAGTCCTCTTTGATGAGGAAAGTGTAAATGAAATGGTTTCAGACCCTGCTGGCAGTCCATTCCTGTGCAAGTTCCTCTTTAAGAGAAGAATCCGGCAGGAGACGATGTTCAGTTTCATGCATCTCAGCTTTCAAGAGTTCTTCACTGCTCTGTACTATGTCCTCCTGGATGAAGAAGAGTCCCAGAGGAAACTTACAGAGCTACTTACAAATGACTCATTGATTGATGCTCCACGTTTTGCAGCTGTGGTGCAGTTTGCATTTGGCCTGTTGAATAAGGATGTGAGGAGCACACTAAGAAAACATGGTCTGTTTGTTCATCCAAAAACACAGGCTTATCTGAAAGAATGGATTTTGAAAACGCTTCAATGTCCTATTTATTCGAGAATAGTACTTTTTTTTCTTCACTGTCTTTATGAACTTCATGAAGATGACTTTGTGAAAGAAGCTATGGATGTCTGGAAAAACATTAATGCATATGGTGCATTCATGAGAAGAACAGACTGCTGGGCCCTGCTGTACTGCTCTCAATGCTGTCAGAGCATAGAAGAACTGTCTATTGTTGACGGCAAATTGACATGTGAAATGTTGTCTATGATTTTGCCTGCAATTGTTAAGTATAAGAAAGTAAG CTTGACTTTAGATGATTCATCAGACTCTGTTTTTGCTGAACTGATATACGCTTTCTCCAGAGCACCAACCATGAGCTCACAAtg TGTTGATGTCTGGCAATGGATTAACACATTTGAGAGTAATGTCAGATCACTTAATCTGTCATTTAATGAAGCGCTGTCCAG CATCTGCATAGAGACTTCATTGTGTGGCTTAGCACCATCTTTGACACTCGGTCTCACCTTTCCACGCTCAGAGATAATCAACATCGACTGGATCAAACTTTTTCAGATACTTCACCAGAGGGATTCAGATGCATTGATGTCTGTTCTCTGTTCTGTCTCTAAACtgaaaaagatgaaaatgaaaGTGGACTGTCTAAGTACATTGTGGACTGTCTGGAGCCTCCAAATCACCCAGAACTGCCCCAGTCTAACAGAACTCGC GATAAATGCAGACATTTTATTGGAGGAGGGAATCAAGATCTTGCAGAGGTCATACACAAGACCAGCCTGTATTATGACTTTTCAAGG GTTGATATGCAATAAACAGCATCAAAAATGCTCAAACTGGCAAAATAAGAAACAAAGCTGCAATCAGGAGGTGAAGATTCGTCTGAATTGCCAGGGCTTTTCTATGGAGACTTTGCGAAA GCCCTTATGGAACTAA
- the LOC130558590 gene encoding NACHT, LRR and PYD domains-containing protein 1 homolog isoform X1 codes for MFNRKDTVESHSGPKVKAVARAGSHITAPVLTNNKIIGNVHFIHNAHSFAGYRTHSEKTQGITETKAVILKHKRRICSEYQYVTEYNSLPGEQVLLSERFTQPLILQRHRDQKQREEEICSSGESFQEVLSSRSSEDSVHLNSLFDPDDHGISPSSVILQGNSGNGKTFTVQKIMLDWASGDLYDGRFDIVFHLKCKEINRIPGKKSLAEILSYSCSLTSDQISQVLQRSPEKALFIVDGFDELKLAWDGTSAHNDLLQKASPVLTLCALLRGRILPESFLLVTSRSTATDTLKDLLKGPQHFSEIMGFAKEGVEKYFWKFFHNEELFRQAYTFVKTNEPIIAACSIPVVCWIICTTIKERFKHGAAATSGLETTTSIYVDFVCTLLEHHCQGLSQSVPTLLRSLGQLAERGMLEQQVLFDEESVNEMVSDPAGSPFLCKFLFKRRIRQETMFSFMHLSFQEFFTALYYVLLDEEESQRKLTELLTNDSLIDAPRFAAVVQFAFGLLNKDVRSTLRKHGLFVHPKTQAYLKEWILKTLQCPIYSRIVLFFLHCLYELHEDDFVKEAMDVWKNINAYGAFMRRTDCWALLYCSQCCQSIEELSIVDGKLTCEMLSMILPAIVKYKKVSLTLDDSSDSVFAELIYAFSRAPTMSSQCVDVWQWINTFESNVRSLNLSFNEALSSICIETSLCGLAPSLTLGLTFPRSEIINIDWIKLFQILHQRDSDALMSVLCSVSKLKKMKMKVDCLSTLWTVWSLQITQNCPSLTELAINADILLEEGIKILQRSYTRPACIMTFQGLICNKQHQKCSNWQNKKQSCNQEVKIRLNCQGFSMETLRKPLWN; via the exons a TGTTTAACAGAAAGGACACAGTCGAATCTCACTCTGGACCAAAGGTGAAGGCTGTAGCTCGGGCTGGAAGCCATATTACTGCACCTGTACtcactaataataaaataataggcAATGTTCATTTTATACATAATGCACACA GTTTTGCTGGGTATCGCACACACTCTGAAAAAACGCAAGGTATAACAG AAACAAAGGCTGTGATTTTAAAACATAAGAGGCGGATCTGCAGTGAGTATCAGTATGTGACCGAGTATAACTCGCTACCTGGAGAACAGGTGTTGCTGTCTGAGCGCTTCACACAACCTCTGATACTCCAGAGACATAGAGACCAAAaacagagagaagaagagatttGCTCCAGTGGAGAGAGCTTCCAGGAAGTTCTCAGCTCCAGGAGCAGTGAAGACTCTGTCCATCTGAACTCTCTGTTCGACCCAGATGACCACGGGATCAGTCCGAGTTCTGTGATTTTGCAGGGAAATTCTGGAAACGGAAAAACCTTCACTGTGCAGAAGATCATGTTGGACTGGGCATCTGGTGACCTCTACGATGGGCGGTTTGATATCGTGTTCCACCTAAAGTGTAAAGAGATAAACCGCATACCTGGCAAAAAGAGTTTGGCGGAGATCTTGAGTTACAGCTGCAGTTTAACGTCAGATCAGATCTCACAGGTGTTACAGCGCTCACCAGAGAAGGCGCTTTTCATCGTTGATGGATTTGATGAGCTAAAACTCGCATGGGATGGCACATCAGCACACAATGATCTGCTTCAGAAAGCCTCACCTGTGCTCACACTTTGTGCCCTGCTGAGGGGTCGAATCCTGCCAGAGTCTTTCCTGCTGGTCACCTCCAGATCTACAGCTACAGACACACTAAAGGATCTTCTTAAAGGACCTCAGCATTTCTCTGAGATTATGGGATTTGCAAAAGAGGGGGTGGAGAAGTACTTCTGGAAGTTTTTTCACAATGAGGAACTTTTCAGACAGGCTTATACATTTGTGAAGACGAACGAACCCATTATTGCTGCCTGCTCCATTCCTGTCGTCTGCTGGATCATCTGCACAACTATCAAGGAACGATTCAAACATGGTGCAGCTGCAACAAGCGGACTGGAAACCACCACCTCCATCTACGTTGATTTTGTGTGCACTCTACTGGAGCATCACTGCCAGGGTTTGAGTCAGTCCGTCCCGACCCTGCTGAGGAGTCTGGGTCAGCTGGCAGAGAGAGGGATGCTGGAACAGCAAGTCCTCTTTGATGAGGAAAGTGTAAATGAAATGGTTTCAGACCCTGCTGGCAGTCCATTCCTGTGCAAGTTCCTCTTTAAGAGAAGAATCCGGCAGGAGACGATGTTCAGTTTCATGCATCTCAGCTTTCAAGAGTTCTTCACTGCTCTGTACTATGTCCTCCTGGATGAAGAAGAGTCCCAGAGGAAACTTACAGAGCTACTTACAAATGACTCATTGATTGATGCTCCACGTTTTGCAGCTGTGGTGCAGTTTGCATTTGGCCTGTTGAATAAGGATGTGAGGAGCACACTAAGAAAACATGGTCTGTTTGTTCATCCAAAAACACAGGCTTATCTGAAAGAATGGATTTTGAAAACGCTTCAATGTCCTATTTATTCGAGAATAGTACTTTTTTTTCTTCACTGTCTTTATGAACTTCATGAAGATGACTTTGTGAAAGAAGCTATGGATGTCTGGAAAAACATTAATGCATATGGTGCATTCATGAGAAGAACAGACTGCTGGGCCCTGCTGTACTGCTCTCAATGCTGTCAGAGCATAGAAGAACTGTCTATTGTTGACGGCAAATTGACATGTGAAATGTTGTCTATGATTTTGCCTGCAATTGTTAAGTATAAGAAAGTAAG CTTGACTTTAGATGATTCATCAGACTCTGTTTTTGCTGAACTGATATACGCTTTCTCCAGAGCACCAACCATGAGCTCACAAtg TGTTGATGTCTGGCAATGGATTAACACATTTGAGAGTAATGTCAGATCACTTAATCTGTCATTTAATGAAGCGCTGTCCAG CATCTGCATAGAGACTTCATTGTGTGGCTTAGCACCATCTTTGACACTCGGTCTCACCTTTCCACGCTCAGAGATAATCAACATCGACTGGATCAAACTTTTTCAGATACTTCACCAGAGGGATTCAGATGCATTGATGTCTGTTCTCTGTTCTGTCTCTAAACtgaaaaagatgaaaatgaaaGTGGACTGTCTAAGTACATTGTGGACTGTCTGGAGCCTCCAAATCACCCAGAACTGCCCCAGTCTAACAGAACTCGC GATAAATGCAGACATTTTATTGGAGGAGGGAATCAAGATCTTGCAGAGGTCATACACAAGACCAGCCTGTATTATGACTTTTCAAGG GTTGATATGCAATAAACAGCATCAAAAATGCTCAAACTGGCAAAATAAGAAACAAAGCTGCAATCAGGAGGTGAAGATTCGTCTGAATTGCCAGGGCTTTTCTATGGAGACTTTGCGAAA GCCCTTATGGAACTAA
- the mrpl13 gene encoding 39S ribosomal protein L13, mitochondrial, which yields MSSFSRSAQQWATFARSWLLIDARLQPPGKIATMCAVRLQGKHKPIYHPLSDIGDHVVVMNTRHIAFSGNKWEQKVYSSHTGYPGGFKQLTAAQMHKKDPTAIIKLAVYGMLPKNLTRRTMMQRLHIFPDDVIPEDILKNLTEELPQPRKIPRKLSEYTQEERDAFPLLWNPPEDFRMK from the exons ATGTCTAGTTTTTCAAGATCAGCTCAG caATGGGCGACTTTCGCAAGATCGTGGTTACTTATAGACGCCAGGCTACAGCCTCCAGGGAAGATTGCCACTATGTGTGCAGTGAGACTTCAAGGAAAACATAAACCCATTTACCATCCACTGA GTGATATTGGAGATCATGTGGTGGTCATGAACACTAGACACATCGCCTTCTCTGGAAACAAATGGGAACAGAAAGTGTATTCGTCTCACACTGG TTATCCGGGAGGTTTTAAACAACTCACCGCAGCCCAAATGCACAAAAAAGACCCGACAGCT ATCATTAAACTGGCAGTTTACGGCATGCTCCCCAAAAACCTCACCAGAAGGACCATGATGCAACGGCTTCACATCTTCCCAGATGAT gtTATTCctgaggatattttgaagaacctgACAGAGGAACTTCCTCAACCCAGAAAGATTCCTCGCAAGCTCAGCGAGTACACGCAGGAGGAGAGAGATGCGTTCCCCTTGCTGTGGAACCC
- the mtbp gene encoding mdm2-binding protein isoform X2: protein MDRYVLVIVVNLESKKESAFNAIDAAKRWCDNLKDIAGSSLTRISAFPACSLSGCPAPQKWYFAIQATYGTAQWCSSEWEELCSQRSDSEASEPSALENCITALQEQEEDSALAEKPSHAELFEEAAEVLHQVADKLPPPGKSLLDVIVLCVDEQAGLKDMLPLIGSLKHMQAWHSAQMTMVTEHRAGWQKAAKYLNACMCSPSMIDSCVDGTEIWRGGLHIREKKVFHCYQPVLELIQLIRVTDLPIHLRSSTEFELGLATKSVKAKLLLDQLCTLRGEVGALFSLSCVISAETFPSASQISSCKWRDFMSKRPKELLVPDVELKGERGRYLFLVQGVESGGCTARLIHTANQINGAAALATLIALIREKAPGNSAADWLRSLPCIRGEQLLQRERNLAKVQTLVLKECSRRREEAQKPAAVPVNELKALLSLAREQYLQMHDSTLPRASECTSLEKENKSSTSNTKVTSSSNDGKRTYWPERSVLQNYENTQRARQRSRCRLFSSASSESLMGPKDGQRGSSTLLDARELLKHFTPDGQPTGELQPLTVLRGEHVFQLSPDLTPRKITELSFSKVAKSHYHGIELCLDEHKALERDRGFVKLQSRLIRYETQSTCCKDPCPVPFALSPAPSPAVLSEPGSVPDGEALNSEPSRLKRRSRETDSHLQPHKRFCKSESTESLGVHSSGLGGTHPAAGALRQQAAHSRSNTGQTRRSASVAELLPSQKLSQTQIESRSQKHNRMLREVVDKTLHKHGISSQHKCFEACSQRLFDISKFYLKDLKTSRGLHEEMKKAASNNVKQVIDWVVEKSSKR from the exons ATGGACAGATACGTGCTTGTTATTGTAGTCAACCTAGAGTCGAAGAAAGAAAGCGCCTTTAACG CAATTGATGCAGCCAAAAGATGGTGCGATAACCTCAAAGACATTGCAGGCTCAAGCCTAACGCGGATTTCTGCATTTCCAG CTTGCTCTCTGAGTGGTTGTCCAGCCCCGCAGAAATGGTACTTTGCCATTCAAGCCACGTATGGTACAGCACAG TGGTGCAGCTCAGAGTGGGAGGAATTGTGCTCCCAGCGCAGTGACAGTGAGGCATCTGAGCCATCTGCTCTAGAAAACTGCATCACTGCCCTCCAGGAACAAGAGGAGGATAGTGCATTGGCGGAAAAGCCATCCCACGCAGA ACTCTTTGAGGAGGCGGCTGAAGTTCTTCATCAGGTAGCAGACAAACTTCCTCCTCCAG GGAAGTCTTTACTGGATGTGATAGTGCTGTGTGTGGATGAGCAGGCGGGGTTGAAGGATATGTTGCCTCTGATTGGCTCTTTGAAGCACATGCAGGCGTGGCACTCTGCACAAATGACTATGGTCACAGAGCACAGAGCTGG GTGGCAGAAAGCGGCCAAATACCTGAACGCCTGCATGTGTTCTCCCTCTATGATTGACAGCTGTGTGGATGGCACTGAGATCTGGAGAGGAGGACTCCATATCAGAGAGAAAAAG GTGTTTCACTGTTACCAGCCTGTGTTGGAACTGATTCAGCTGATCAGAGTCACGGATCTCCCGATTCACCTGCGTTCCAGCACAGAGTTTGAACT TGGATTGGCTACCAAATCCGTCAAAGCCAAGCTGCTCCTGGATCAGCTCTGCACGTTGCGTGGAGAG GTGGGAGCTTTGTTTTCTCTGTCCTGTGTGATAAGCGCTGAGACTTTCCCATCGGCCTCTCAGATCAGCTCCTGCAAATGGAGAGACTTCATGTCCAAACGCCCCAAGGAGTTACTCG TGCCTGACGTGGAGTTAAAAGGTGAGAGAGGCCGCTACCTCTTCTTGGTGCAGGGGGTGGAGTCAGGAGGCTGCACGGCACGATTGATacacacagccaatcagatcaaCGGAGCCGCTGCCTTAGCAACGCTCATCGCCCTTATCAGAGAAAAGGCTCCAG GGAACAGCGCTGCTGACTGGCTGCGTTCCCTGCCATGTATCCGTGGTGAGCAGCTCCTGCAGAGGGAGAGAAATCTGGCCAAGGTGCAGACCCTGGTCCTGAAGGAATGTTCCC GGCGACGAGAAGAAGCCCAGAAACCTGCCGCCGTTCCTGTGAATGAACTGAAGGCTCTATTGAGTCTGGCCCGTGAGCAGTATCTTCAGATGCATGACTCCACACTACCAAGAGCCTCTGAGTGCACATCCCTGGAGAAAGAGAATAAGAGCTCCACTTCCAACACTAAAG TGACATCTTCATCCAACGATGGGAAACGCACATATTGGCCAGAAAGAAGCGTCCTACAAAACTACGAGAACACACAGAGAGCCCGACAAAGATCCAG GTGCAGGCTCTTCAGCAGTGCTTCCTCTGAGAGTCTGATGGGACCTAAAGACGGTCAGAGGGGAAGCAGCACGCTGCTGGATGCCAGAGAGCTGCTGAAACACTTCACTCCTGATGGACAGCCCACGGGAGAACTCCAGCCGCTGACTGTGCTCAGAGG GGAACATGTGTTTCAGTTGTCTCCTGATCTAACACCCAGGAAGATTACCGAGCTCTCATTCTCAAAGGTGGCCAAATCTCACTACCACGGAATCGA GTTATGTCTGGATGAGCATAAGGCTCTCGAACGAGATCGTGGCTTTGTTAAGCTGCAGTCTCGTCTCATAAGATACGAGACCCAGAGTACATGCTGTAAGGATCCCTGTCCCGTGCCGTTTGCCCTCAGCCCCGCACCCTCCCCGGCCGTGCTCTCTGAACCGGGTAGCGTGCCTGATGGCGAGGCTCTGAACAGCGAGCCGTCCCGTCTGAAACGCCGGTCACGTGAAACAGACTCGCACCTCCAGCCACACAAGAG GTTTTGTAAATCGGAGAGCACTGAATCTCTGGGCGTTCACTCTAGTGGTTTGGGTGGCACGCACCCGGCTGCGGGGGCTCTACGGCAGCAGGCGGCCCACTCTCGCTCAAACACAGGGCAGACGAGACGTTCTGCTTCTGTTGCCGAGCTCTTACCAAGTCAAAAACTCAGCCAGACCCAGATCGAGTCCCGCTCCCAGAAACACAACAGG ATGCTGAGGGAGGTGGTGGATAAGACGCTCCATAAACACGGGATCAGCAGCCAGCACAAGTGCTTTGAAGCCTGCAGTCAGAGACTCTTTGACATATCAAAGTTTTATCTGAAG GATCTGAAAACCTCACGTGGCCTTcatgaagaaatgaaaaaagcaGCCAGTAACAATGTCAAACAG GTGATTGACTGGGTTGTGGAGAAATCGTCTAAAAGATGA
- the mtbp gene encoding mdm2-binding protein isoform X1, with protein MDRYVLVIVVNLESKKESAFNAIDAAKRWCDNLKDIAGSSLTRISAFPACSLSGCPAPQKWYFAIQATYGTAQWCSSEWEELCSQRSDSEASEPSALENCITALQEQEEDSALAEKPSHAELFEEAAEVLHQVADKLPPPGKSLLDVIVLCVDEQAGLKDMLPLIGSLKHMQAWHSAQMTMVTEHRAGWQKAAKYLNACMCSPSMIDSCVDGTEIWRGGLHIREKKFVSELRFDGFCLRAQRRNHWKDLLFPHTDPQCQIDHKLQNEVFHCYQPVLELIQLIRVTDLPIHLRSSTEFELGLATKSVKAKLLLDQLCTLRGEVGALFSLSCVISAETFPSASQISSCKWRDFMSKRPKELLVPDVELKGERGRYLFLVQGVESGGCTARLIHTANQINGAAALATLIALIREKAPGNSAADWLRSLPCIRGEQLLQRERNLAKVQTLVLKECSRRREEAQKPAAVPVNELKALLSLAREQYLQMHDSTLPRASECTSLEKENKSSTSNTKVTSSSNDGKRTYWPERSVLQNYENTQRARQRSRCRLFSSASSESLMGPKDGQRGSSTLLDARELLKHFTPDGQPTGELQPLTVLRGEHVFQLSPDLTPRKITELSFSKVAKSHYHGIELCLDEHKALERDRGFVKLQSRLIRYETQSTCCKDPCPVPFALSPAPSPAVLSEPGSVPDGEALNSEPSRLKRRSRETDSHLQPHKRFCKSESTESLGVHSSGLGGTHPAAGALRQQAAHSRSNTGQTRRSASVAELLPSQKLSQTQIESRSQKHNRMLREVVDKTLHKHGISSQHKCFEACSQRLFDISKFYLKDLKTSRGLHEEMKKAASNNVKQVIDWVVEKSSKR; from the exons ATGGACAGATACGTGCTTGTTATTGTAGTCAACCTAGAGTCGAAGAAAGAAAGCGCCTTTAACG CAATTGATGCAGCCAAAAGATGGTGCGATAACCTCAAAGACATTGCAGGCTCAAGCCTAACGCGGATTTCTGCATTTCCAG CTTGCTCTCTGAGTGGTTGTCCAGCCCCGCAGAAATGGTACTTTGCCATTCAAGCCACGTATGGTACAGCACAG TGGTGCAGCTCAGAGTGGGAGGAATTGTGCTCCCAGCGCAGTGACAGTGAGGCATCTGAGCCATCTGCTCTAGAAAACTGCATCACTGCCCTCCAGGAACAAGAGGAGGATAGTGCATTGGCGGAAAAGCCATCCCACGCAGA ACTCTTTGAGGAGGCGGCTGAAGTTCTTCATCAGGTAGCAGACAAACTTCCTCCTCCAG GGAAGTCTTTACTGGATGTGATAGTGCTGTGTGTGGATGAGCAGGCGGGGTTGAAGGATATGTTGCCTCTGATTGGCTCTTTGAAGCACATGCAGGCGTGGCACTCTGCACAAATGACTATGGTCACAGAGCACAGAGCTGG GTGGCAGAAAGCGGCCAAATACCTGAACGCCTGCATGTGTTCTCCCTCTATGATTGACAGCTGTGTGGATGGCACTGAGATCTGGAGAGGAGGACTCCATATCAGAGAGAAAAAG TTTGTTTCCGAGCTCAGGTTTGATGGTTTCTGTTTGAGAGCTCAGAGGAGAAATCACTGGAAAGATCTGCTGTTTCCTCATACAGACCCACAATGCCAAATTGATCATAAACTACAGAATGAG GTGTTTCACTGTTACCAGCCTGTGTTGGAACTGATTCAGCTGATCAGAGTCACGGATCTCCCGATTCACCTGCGTTCCAGCACAGAGTTTGAACT TGGATTGGCTACCAAATCCGTCAAAGCCAAGCTGCTCCTGGATCAGCTCTGCACGTTGCGTGGAGAG GTGGGAGCTTTGTTTTCTCTGTCCTGTGTGATAAGCGCTGAGACTTTCCCATCGGCCTCTCAGATCAGCTCCTGCAAATGGAGAGACTTCATGTCCAAACGCCCCAAGGAGTTACTCG TGCCTGACGTGGAGTTAAAAGGTGAGAGAGGCCGCTACCTCTTCTTGGTGCAGGGGGTGGAGTCAGGAGGCTGCACGGCACGATTGATacacacagccaatcagatcaaCGGAGCCGCTGCCTTAGCAACGCTCATCGCCCTTATCAGAGAAAAGGCTCCAG GGAACAGCGCTGCTGACTGGCTGCGTTCCCTGCCATGTATCCGTGGTGAGCAGCTCCTGCAGAGGGAGAGAAATCTGGCCAAGGTGCAGACCCTGGTCCTGAAGGAATGTTCCC GGCGACGAGAAGAAGCCCAGAAACCTGCCGCCGTTCCTGTGAATGAACTGAAGGCTCTATTGAGTCTGGCCCGTGAGCAGTATCTTCAGATGCATGACTCCACACTACCAAGAGCCTCTGAGTGCACATCCCTGGAGAAAGAGAATAAGAGCTCCACTTCCAACACTAAAG TGACATCTTCATCCAACGATGGGAAACGCACATATTGGCCAGAAAGAAGCGTCCTACAAAACTACGAGAACACACAGAGAGCCCGACAAAGATCCAG GTGCAGGCTCTTCAGCAGTGCTTCCTCTGAGAGTCTGATGGGACCTAAAGACGGTCAGAGGGGAAGCAGCACGCTGCTGGATGCCAGAGAGCTGCTGAAACACTTCACTCCTGATGGACAGCCCACGGGAGAACTCCAGCCGCTGACTGTGCTCAGAGG GGAACATGTGTTTCAGTTGTCTCCTGATCTAACACCCAGGAAGATTACCGAGCTCTCATTCTCAAAGGTGGCCAAATCTCACTACCACGGAATCGA GTTATGTCTGGATGAGCATAAGGCTCTCGAACGAGATCGTGGCTTTGTTAAGCTGCAGTCTCGTCTCATAAGATACGAGACCCAGAGTACATGCTGTAAGGATCCCTGTCCCGTGCCGTTTGCCCTCAGCCCCGCACCCTCCCCGGCCGTGCTCTCTGAACCGGGTAGCGTGCCTGATGGCGAGGCTCTGAACAGCGAGCCGTCCCGTCTGAAACGCCGGTCACGTGAAACAGACTCGCACCTCCAGCCACACAAGAG GTTTTGTAAATCGGAGAGCACTGAATCTCTGGGCGTTCACTCTAGTGGTTTGGGTGGCACGCACCCGGCTGCGGGGGCTCTACGGCAGCAGGCGGCCCACTCTCGCTCAAACACAGGGCAGACGAGACGTTCTGCTTCTGTTGCCGAGCTCTTACCAAGTCAAAAACTCAGCCAGACCCAGATCGAGTCCCGCTCCCAGAAACACAACAGG ATGCTGAGGGAGGTGGTGGATAAGACGCTCCATAAACACGGGATCAGCAGCCAGCACAAGTGCTTTGAAGCCTGCAGTCAGAGACTCTTTGACATATCAAAGTTTTATCTGAAG GATCTGAAAACCTCACGTGGCCTTcatgaagaaatgaaaaaagcaGCCAGTAACAATGTCAAACAG GTGATTGACTGGGTTGTGGAGAAATCGTCTAAAAGATGA